CCAGGTGTAGTCGCCGGCGTGCTCCCAGCCGAGGCCGCGGTACAGCGGCGTCGTCGCGGGGAACAGCGCCGACACCGCGAGCCCCTGCTCGCGCAGCACAGGCAGCGTCGCCGCGACCGTCTCGCGCGCGAGGCCGCGCCGCTGGTGGGTCGCCGCGACCGCGACGCTGGCGATGCCGCCCATCGGGACGGCGCGGCCGCCGAACCACTGCTCGTACGGCTTCACCCGCGCGAACGACACGAGCCGCCCGCCGTCGTACGCCCCCACCGCGTGGGAGTGCGCGAGGCTCGCCGACCAGCGCGACGTGTCCTCGAACGACCCGAACGCCTCCTGAGCCAGCGCCGCCGCCTGCTCCCAGTCGGCCTCGGGCACCGCCCTGACGCTCACCCGCGCTCCTTCGCCGACGCGGCGACCGCGAGCAGCTCCTCGGCGTGGCCGCGCGCGAGGTCGCTGTCGTCGAGGCCGGCGAGCATCCGCGACAGCTCGCGCAGCCTGCCCGCGTCGTCGAGCGTCGTGATGCCGCTGGCCGTGACGCCGCCGTCGGCGGCCTTGGCGACGTGCACGTGCCGGTCGGCGAACGCCGCCACCTGCGGCAGGTGCGTCACGACGACGACCTGGTGGTCGCGGGCCAGCAGCGCGAGCCGCCGCCCGACCTCGACCGCCGCGCGGCCGCCGACCCCGGCGTCGACCTCGTCGAACACCATCGTCGGCACCGGGTCGGCCCCCGCCAGCACGACCTCGAGCGCGAGCATGACCCGCGACAGCTCGCCGCCTGACGCCCCGCGCGCGACAGGCCGCGGCGGCGCGCCCGCGTGGGGCGTGAGCAGCAGCTCGACGGTGTCGGTGCCGGTGGGCCCGTACGCCAGCCGCCGCTCCCCCACGACGAGGTCGCCGTCGTCCTGCGTGACGGACACCGTGAGCACGGCGTCGGGCATCGCCAGCGCGGCCAGCTCGGTCGAGACAGCAGTCGCGAGCCGCTCCCCCGCCGCGACCCTCGCCTTGGTGATGTCCGCCGCCAGCATGCCGAGCCTGGCCAGCAGCGCGTCACGCTCCTCCGCGAGCGACGTCAGCGTGTCGTCGTCGCCCTCGAGCTCCGCGAGCCGCTCACCCGCCGCCGACGCCCAGGCGAGCACGCCGGGCAGGTCGTCCGCGTACTTGCGGGTCAACGTCCCCAGCGCCGCCTGCCGCTCCTGCGCCGCCTGGAGGCGGGCGGGGTCGGCGTCGACCGCGGCGGCGTACGAGCCGAGGTCCGCGGCCACGTCGGCCAGGAGGTACGACACCTCCGTCAGCCGCGCCGCCAGCGCGTCGAGCGCGGGGTCGTGCCCGGCCACCGCGCTCAAGCCATGCCGTGCCGTGCCGACGAGCCCCGTCGCGTCGACCGCGTCGGGGTCGCGCGGGTCGCCGACGAGCGCGGCGTGCGCCGCCTCCGCCCCCGAACGCAGCGCGTCGGCGTGCGCGAGCCGCGACACCTCCGTAGCCAGCACCTCGTCCTCGCCGGGGACCGGCTCGACGGCCGCGACCTCGGCGAGCCCGAGGCGGAGCAGGTCTGCCTCGCGGGCCCGCTCGCGGCGGCGCGCGGTGATCTCGGCGACGGCCGCGCTGACCTCGCCGAGGCGGTCGTACGCCGCCGTCCACTCCTCGAGCGAGAGCCCGGCGTAGCGGTCGAGGAGGGCGCGCTGCTCCGCGGGGCTGGTCAGCCGCCGCTGGTCGTGCTGGCCGTGCAGGGCGACGAGCGTCTCCGCGAGCTCCCCGAGCACGCCCACCGGCACCGAACGCCCCCCGACGTGCGCCCGCGAGCGGCCCTCGGCGGAGACCGTACGGCTGACCAGGAGCGCGCCGTCGTCGAGCTCGCCGCCAGCGTCCAGCGCGCGCGCGACCGCCGGCGAGTCCCCGGAGAGCGCGAGGCGGCCCTCGACGACGGCCTTCGCGGCGCCCGTACGGACCAGGCCCGCGTCGGCGCGCCCCCCGAACAGCAGCGACAGCCCCTCGACCACCATGGTCTTGCCCGCGCCGGTCTCGCCCGTGACGACGGTCAGCCCTGGGTGCAGGTCGAGGACGGCGTCGGCGATCACGCCGAGCCCGCTGATCCGCATCTCCTCCAGCATCCGGGCGATCGTACGGCCGGGCTGCGACAAAAACGCCAATGCGCGCGGCTACGATGGCGCCTGATCCCGATCGCAACAGGTGCGGACTCTTGATCTTCCCGACGATCCAGTTCGCGGTCTTCTTCGTCGTGGTGTTCACGGCGAGCTGGCTGCTCATGCCGAAGCCGGCGCTCTGGAAGCCGTTCATCCTCGCGGCGAGCTACGTCTTCTACGGCTACACGGACGCCCGCTTCGTGCTGCTCCTGTTCGGGTCGACGGTGTTCAACCAGGTCATGGCGGAGCTGCTGCACCGGGCCCGCGGCGCGCCGTTGAAGAAGACGCTCGGCATCGTGGCCGTGGCCGGCAACCTCGGCGCGCTCGGCTGGTTCAAGTACTACAACTTCTTCCTCGACTCGGTGACCGAGCTGTTCGGCAAGGTCGGGCTGACGCCGCCGCTGCCGCTGCTCCAGGTCGCGCTGCCGGTGGGCATCTCGTTCTTCACGTTCCAGGCGCTGTCGTACGTCATCGACGTCAAGCGCGGCGCGATCGAACCGGCCAAGCCCGTGGACTTCGCCGTCTACCTCGCGTTCTTCCCGCACCTCGTCGCGGGGCCGATCGTGCGCGCGAGCGAGTTCATCCCGCAGCTGCGCGGGCCGCGCGACCCGCGCCAGATCCAGGCCACGCGGGCGTTCTTCCTCATCGTGGGCGGGCTGTTCAAGAAGGCGGTCATCGCCGACTTCCTCGCCACCAAGCTCGTCGACCCCGTCTTCGACAACCCCGGGCAGCACAGCTCGTGGGAGGTCCTGATGGCCGTCTACGGGTACGCCGTGCAGATCTTCTGCGACTTCTCTGCGTACTCGGAGATGGCCATCGGCATCGCGCTGCTGCTCGGCTTCCGCTTCCCGGAGAACTTCAACTCGCCGTACAGCGCCGTCTCGCTGCAGGACTTCTGGCGGCGCTGGCACATGAGCCTGTCGCGCTGGCTGCGCGACTACCTCTACATCCCGCTCGGCGGCAACCGCGGCTCGACGCTGTTCACGTACCGCAACCTCATGCTGACGATGCTGCTCGGCGGCCTCTGGCACGGCGCCGCGTGGAACTTCGTCATCTGGGGCGCCATCCACGGCGTCGGCCTCGCCGTCGAACGCCTCGCCGCCGACCGCCGGCACGCGCTAGGGCATGCCACCCCGCGCGACACGGTGCTGCGGCGCATCGGCGGGCGGCTGCTGACGTTCCACGTGGTCTGCCTGGCGTGGGTGTTCTTCCGGGCGGACGGCTTCGGCACGGCGATGGAGATCTTCGGGCGGCTCTTGGCTTTTGCCTCCGGACCCGCGGTCGCGCTCAACGTCCTGCTGCTCATCGCGCTCGGCATCGGTATCCAGTACCTGCCGAAGGACGCCACCGCGCGGCTGCAGCACGGGTTCTCCACGATGTCCCTGACGGCGCAGGGCGCGGTGCTGGCGCTGTCGCTGGTGGCGGTGTCGACGTTCGGCAACCAGGGTGTGGCGGCGTTCATCTACTTCCAGTTCTGACCTAGGAGCCTTGACGTGACTGACGTGTCCGACCGGCCGCTCGCGGCCACCGACC
The Frankiaceae bacterium DNA segment above includes these coding regions:
- the recN gene encoding DNA repair protein RecN — encoded protein: MLEEMRISGLGVIADAVLDLHPGLTVVTGETGAGKTMVVEGLSLLFGGRADAGLVRTGAAKAVVEGRLALSGDSPAVARALDAGGELDDGALLVSRTVSAEGRSRAHVGGRSVPVGVLGELAETLVALHGQHDQRRLTSPAEQRALLDRYAGLSLEEWTAAYDRLGEVSAAVAEITARRRERAREADLLRLGLAEVAAVEPVPGEDEVLATEVSRLAHADALRSGAEAAHAALVGDPRDPDAVDATGLVGTARHGLSAVAGHDPALDALAARLTEVSYLLADVAADLGSYAAAVDADPARLQAAQERQAALGTLTRKYADDLPGVLAWASAAGERLAELEGDDDTLTSLAEERDALLARLGMLAADITKARVAAGERLATAVSTELAALAMPDAVLTVSVTQDDGDLVVGERRLAYGPTGTDTVELLLTPHAGAPPRPVARGASGGELSRVMLALEVVLAGADPVPTMVFDEVDAGVGGRAAVEVGRRLALLARDHQVVVVTHLPQVAAFADRHVHVAKAADGGVTASGITTLDDAGRLRELSRMLAGLDDSDLARGHAEELLAVAASAKERG
- a CDS encoding MBOAT family protein, which codes for MIFPTIQFAVFFVVVFTASWLLMPKPALWKPFILAASYVFYGYTDARFVLLLFGSTVFNQVMAELLHRARGAPLKKTLGIVAVAGNLGALGWFKYYNFFLDSVTELFGKVGLTPPLPLLQVALPVGISFFTFQALSYVIDVKRGAIEPAKPVDFAVYLAFFPHLVAGPIVRASEFIPQLRGPRDPRQIQATRAFFLIVGGLFKKAVIADFLATKLVDPVFDNPGQHSSWEVLMAVYGYAVQIFCDFSAYSEMAIGIALLLGFRFPENFNSPYSAVSLQDFWRRWHMSLSRWLRDYLYIPLGGNRGSTLFTYRNLMLTMLLGGLWHGAAWNFVIWGAIHGVGLAVERLAADRRHALGHATPRDTVLRRIGGRLLTFHVVCLAWVFFRADGFGTAMEIFGRLLAFASGPAVALNVLLLIALGIGIQYLPKDATARLQHGFSTMSLTAQGAVLALSLVAVSTFGNQGVAAFIYFQF